One window of the Chelonoidis abingdonii isolate Lonesome George chromosome 3, CheloAbing_2.0, whole genome shotgun sequence genome contains the following:
- the TPBG gene encoding trophoblast glycoprotein, which translates to MAGRALQGAAPPAPGGERRAALGLLLQVLLGWGSAQQPGSCPAPCECSEAARTVKCVNRNLTAVPPDLPPYARLLFLTGNRLSSLPPCAFLSPPLPQLSLLNLSGSHLEQVEAGAFASLPSLRQLDLSGNALTRLSPEAFGNASSPLEELNLSNSLSNHSAVVALAELLGSGVLGNLSRLELADNRLLSLPAGMFSSLPSLQHLDLRNNSLVSLQAATFHSLAQLQSLDLSHNSLKCLKNATITQLRSRPALRRISLGHNTWVCDCCIEHLVSWLKGSEQVEGKGALKCSYPDKMRDKPLVKTSSSDLDCSVPVDIQSQLQTSYVFLGIVLALIGAIFLLVLYLNRKGIKKWMYNIRDACRDHMEGYHYRYEVNADPRLTNLSSSSDV; encoded by the coding sequence ATGGCGGGACGCGCTTTGCAGGGCGCTGCGCCCCCGGCCCCGGGCGGAGAGAGGCGGGCggcgctggggctgctgctgcaggtgctgctgggctggggctcgGCTCAGCAGCCCGGCTCCTGCCCCGCGCCCTGCGAGTGCTCCGAGGCGGCCCGGACGGTGAAGTGCGTGAATAGGAACCTGACGGCGGTGCCCCCGGACCTGCCGCCCTACGCGCGGCTCCTCTTCCTCACGGGCAACCGGCTCTCCAGCCTCCCGCCCTGCGCCTTCCTTTCGCCCCCGCTGCCCCAGCTCAGCCTCCTCAACCTGAGCGGCAGCCACCTGGAGCAGGTGGAGGCGGGCGCCTTCGCCAGCCTGCCCAGCCTGAGGCAGCTGGACCTGAGCGGCAACGCCCTGACCAGGCTCAGCCCCGAGGCTTTCGGCAACGCCAGCAGCCCCCTGGAGGAGCTGAACCTCAGCAACTCCCTCAGCAACCACAGCGCGGTGGTCGCCCTGGCCGAGCTGCTGGGCTCGGGGGTGCTGGGCAACTTGAGCCGCCTGGAGCTGGCCGACAACAGGCTGCTCTCGCTGCCCGCGGGCATGTTctcttccctgcccagcctgcagcacctGGACCTGCGCAACAACTCCCTGGTGAGCTTACAGGCCGCGACCTTCCACAGCCTGGCCCAGCTTCAGAGCCTCGACCTCAGCCACAACTCCCTGAAGTGCCTGAAGAACGCCACCATCACCCAGCTCCGCAGCCGGCCCGCGCTCCGCAGGATCAGCCTGGGCCACAACACCTGGGTCTGCGACTGCTGCATCGAGCACCTGGTGAGCTGGCTGAAGGGGAGCGAGCAGGTGGAAGggaaaggggccttaaagtgctCTTACCCTGACAAGATGCGGGACAAACCCCTGGTGAAGACCAGCAGCTCAGACCTGGACTGTTCTGTTCCTGTAGACATCCAGTCCCAACTGCAAACTTCATATGTCTTCTTAGGGATAGTGCTGGCTCTCATTGGAGCCATTTTTCTCCTAGTCTTGTATTTGAACCGAAAAGGAATCAAAAAGTGGATGTACAATATCAGAGATGCATGTAGGGATCACATGGAGGGATATCACTACAGATACGAGGTGAATGCAGACCCGAGGTTAACAAACCTCAGCTCTAGTTCTGATGTATGA